GAATTTTCAGGTTCGTTTCAGTTTTTGTGGTTCAGCAGCAGTCAGTCAACGCCAATGAACGGAACGCCTGTTTCCTATATAAACCCTTCCGGAGAAGAACATCCGTACCTCGAAATAGATAAATCAGATCCTATCCTGCAATGGCTGGACATAAAGTACAATGACGCTTTATTTCAAAAAAGAACCATTCCGATGTCGATGAATATGAACCTGAAAGTTTCTAAAGATTTCTATAAGAAATTCCGAATCTCCATGTTCGTTAACCGACTTTTCAGTTACTATCAAAACTACGAAATAAACGGTCAGAAAATAGAGCGGAGAGGACTTAATTCACCTTATTTCGGTATGGAACTCAACCTGAATTTTTAACTTTTAATATTAATAAATATCCAAATTATGAAAATTAAATTACTTCCCATTTTTTTTACGATAGCCGTGATGGCGATATTACAATCCTGTTCAAAAGACGATGATAATGAAGGAAACAGACAAAGCGCTGTAACCTTAACTGTTGTAAATCCGGATGATTTGAGCAGTGTTTCGTATTCCGGTCTTTCGGTTTCTTTTAAAGAATTAAATACCGGTAAAGTAACTCAGAGCACTTCTTTTACAGGAAATAATCTTTCGATTTCACTGGCTGAAGGTTCTTATGAAATTTCAATTGACGGAAAAATTAAATATGAAGCAGACGGAACTTCGGCAGAAGCTTCTGTAAGCGGTTACAAAGAATCAGTTGTTATTACAGGTTCTGCAGCATCGGTTTCTTTAAATCTTTTTCTAAAAACAACACAATCTGATTTTTTAATTGAAGAAGTATTCTTTACCGGAACCAGAACGGCCGAAGGAAAACAATATTTGGGCGATAAATATTTCAGAATTTACAACAACACAGACAAAACATTGTACGCTGACGGATTAATGATCGCACAGTCTGAATTTATGACAACCGATAAACAGGAATATACGCCAAATATTATGGCACAGTCATTTGCTGCAAATGCTATTGCTGTTGTTCCGGGTAATGGTACAACGTATCCAATTGCTCCGGGCGAATATTTTATTATTGCCGAAGATGCCATCAATCATAAAGAATACAACCCAAATTCAATGGATATGAGACCTGCAGCTTTTGAATTTTATACCGAAGATGCAGACGATGTTGACAATCCTGCTGTTCCAAACATGGAAAATTTATTTTCATCTATGGTAATCCATAACAGAGGTTTCAGAAGTTTTGTAATCGCCCGTATGCCGGCAGCAGTAAGCAAAACAGCTTATTTAACGGATTATACGTATGATTATGAATATAATCTGGTATTTGGAGGCGAAACGTACCCAATGGGCGAAAGTGTATATTCTATTCCGAATGCATGGATTATCGACGCGGTAAATTTAAGTGTTGAATCAGAATTTCAGTGGATTGTTACAGCTCCGTCATTAGATATGGGATGGACCTACTGCGGAAAAGTAGATTCTGATGCCACCCGTTACGGAAAAAGTGTACGTCGTAAAACGCTTTCAACAGCTTCAAACGGTAAAAAAATCTTAAAAGACACCAATAATTCAACAGTAGATTTCAGCCCTGAGGCTAAACCATCTTTAATGAATTAATACTCTAATCATGAGCTTTCGTTCCCTATTTCTGTTTTTTGTTTTCAGTTCTGGTATTTTGCATGCACAGGACAGTACTTCGGTATTGGTTCGTATTCATGAAAATATTTCTCCTGCGAGTAATTTTTCAAATACATTGTTTGTAAATCCTGCCAATCTTCCTTTTGCACGTACCTATTCTTTGTCTGAATTAAGTGCCGGATATACAACGAAGTCAGAAC
This portion of the Flavobacterium gelatinilyticum genome encodes:
- a CDS encoding DUF4876 domain-containing protein, with the translated sequence MKIKLLPIFFTIAVMAILQSCSKDDDNEGNRQSAVTLTVVNPDDLSSVSYSGLSVSFKELNTGKVTQSTSFTGNNLSISLAEGSYEISIDGKIKYEADGTSAEASVSGYKESVVITGSAASVSLNLFLKTTQSDFLIEEVFFTGTRTAEGKQYLGDKYFRIYNNTDKTLYADGLMIAQSEFMTTDKQEYTPNIMAQSFAANAIAVVPGNGTTYPIAPGEYFIIAEDAINHKEYNPNSMDMRPAAFEFYTEDADDVDNPAVPNMENLFSSMVIHNRGFRSFVIARMPAAVSKTAYLTDYTYDYEYNLVFGGETYPMGESVYSIPNAWIIDAVNLSVESEFQWIVTAPSLDMGWTYCGKVDSDATRYGKSVRRKTLSTASNGKKILKDTNNSTVDFSPEAKPSLMN